The following are from one region of the Salvelinus fontinalis isolate EN_2023a chromosome 5, ASM2944872v1, whole genome shotgun sequence genome:
- the LOC129855755 gene encoding hairy and enhancer of split-related protein helt-like yields MASKMKDRKRTPISHKVIEKRRRDRINRCLNELGKTVPMARAKQNSGKLEKAEILEMTVQYLRALHSADFPRGREKGELLGEFANYFHYGYHECMKNLVHYLTTEERVETKDIKYARILAFLQSKSRVSTEPVFGSMGALPDQADYLCQLHSSPESLQSHSPNDSVFQQSPPGHFSWHSTARSPTLSYPTVPLSAPTQQHHGGYLSPVQGLDHHYFNFFNGHPHANAFSLHSTQHAL; encoded by the exons ATGGCATCCAAGATGAAGGATCGCAAG AGAACTCCCATCTCCCATAAAGTGATAGAAAAAAGAAGACGAGATCGCATCAACCGCTGCCTAAACGAACTGGGGAAAACCGTGCCAATGGCGCGCGCGAAACAG AACTCTGGAAAGCTGGAGAAGGCCGAGATTCTGGAGATGACAGTTCAGTATCTACGAGCGCTGCACTCTGCAGACTTCCCCCGGGGCAGAGAAAAGG GTGAGCTACTGGGGGAGTTCGCCAACTACTTCCACTACGGCTACCACGAGTGCATGAAGAACCTGGTGCACTACCTGACCACGGAGGAGAGGGTTGAGACCAAAGACATCAAGTACGCAAGGATCCTGGCCTTTCTTCAGTCCAAGTCCCGGGTCAGCACCGAGCCGGTGTTCGGCTCCATGGGCGCGTTGCCAGACCAGGCAGATTATCTGTGCCAGTTGCACTCCTCCCCGGAGTCACTCCAGAGCCACAGCCCCAACGACTCCGTGTTTCAGCAGAGCCCACCCGGACACTTCTCTTGGCACAGCACGGCGCGCAGCCCGACCCTCTCGTACCCAACGGTGCCGCTTTCCGCGCCGACGCAACAGCACCATGGTGGCTACCTGTCACCAGTGCAAGGACTtgaccatcactacttcaacttTTTCAACGGCCACCCGCACGCGAATGCGTTCAGTTTGCACAGTACGCAACACGCGTTGTAA